A single Wolbachia endosymbiont (group A) of Bibio marci DNA region contains:
- the cysS gene encoding cysteine--tRNA ligase: MVRLYNTLTKKKELFTPIDKDHVKMYVCGPTVYDTAHIGNARSVVVYDVLFQLLKFCYGKVTYVRNITDIDDKIINAASEKNSNIESITTYYIKAFHDDMESINCKEPTHEPKATENVDYIIELIEHLLRSGHAYESNKHVYFSVESYHEYGALSGKKTDELVPGSRVEVNENKKHPGDFVLWKPASDIDYKLSSYWNSPWGEGRPGWHIECSAMSYAYLGKDFDIHGGGIDLQFPHHENEIAQSKSAFAGSMFAKYWMHNGFLTVNEEKMSKSLFNIVKVRDLLDSGIKGEVIRYALLKTHYRKPLDWTENVISDAQETLNKFNRLSRGLDTINIDESNAEISKDFIDALKNDLNIPEALAILHEMAAKINKMSNESEKLKLTESFVKSARFIGLLESSYQEWFAVDVNHQEIERLIDLRKIAKKNKNYDTADKIRDQLKQIGVTISDNEDGTTTW; encoded by the coding sequence ATGGTTAGGCTTTACAATACCTTAACAAAAAAAAAGGAACTTTTTACACCAATCGATAAAGATCATGTGAAAATGTATGTTTGCGGACCAACAGTATATGACACAGCACATATAGGCAATGCACGGTCTGTTGTTGTGTATGATGTGTTATTTCAGCTACTTAAGTTTTGTTATGGCAAAGTTACCTATGTGCGTAACATAACCGACATTGATGATAAGATAATTAATGCAGCAAGTGAGAAAAATAGCAACATAGAAAGTATAACCACATATTACATTAAAGCTTTTCATGATGATATGGAAAGCATAAATTGTAAAGAGCCAACACACGAGCCAAAAGCAACGGAAAACGTAGATTATATTATAGAATTAATTGAACATTTGCTGCGATCTGGTCATGCTTATGAATCCAATAAACATGTATATTTTAGTGTAGAATCTTACCATGAATATGGTGCTTTATCAGGAAAAAAAACTGATGAATTGGTTCCAGGTAGCAGAGTTGAAGTTAATGAAAATAAAAAGCACCCGGGAGATTTTGTACTGTGGAAACCTGCAAGTGATATTGACTACAAACTTTCAAGTTATTGGAATAGCCCATGGGGAGAAGGAAGACCAGGATGGCATATAGAGTGTTCAGCGATGTCATATGCTTACCTTGGCAAGGATTTTGACATTCATGGTGGCGGCATAGATTTACAATTTCCTCACCATGAAAATGAAATTGCACAGAGTAAGTCTGCATTTGCTGGATCAATGTTTGCAAAATACTGGATGCATAACGGTTTTCTTACAGTAAATGAAGAAAAAATGAGCAAGTCCTTATTTAATATAGTCAAAGTAAGGGATTTGCTAGATAGTGGAATAAAGGGTGAAGTAATACGCTATGCACTGCTCAAAACTCACTACAGAAAACCACTTGATTGGACAGAAAACGTTATTTCTGATGCACAGGAAACCTTAAATAAATTTAATCGGTTATCACGTGGTTTAGATACAATAAATATTGATGAAAGTAATGCAGAGATTTCTAAAGATTTTATAGACGCTTTAAAAAACGACTTAAACATTCCTGAAGCTCTAGCTATATTACATGAAATGGCTGCAAAAATCAACAAAATGAGTAATGAAAGTGAAAAGCTTAAATTAACTGAGAGTTTTGTTAAGAGTGCCAGATTTATTGGTCTTCTTGAGTCAAGTTATCAAGAGTGGTTTGCTGTGGATGTAAATCATCAAGAAATAGAAAGGTTGATAGACTTAAGAAAAATTGCAAAAAAAAATAAAAATTACGATACTGCAGACAAAATAAGGGATCAGCTGAAACAAATAGGGGTTACAATTTCTGATAATGAAGATGGTACAACAACCTGGTAA
- a CDS encoding ABC transporter ATP-binding protein, whose protein sequence is MLVNNIGYFYNNQNDFALNNINIKVKKGNVACLLGHSGCGKSTILKLIAGIENPKSGTIFINDRLVASNKASVTIEDRNIGLIFQHSALFPHKTVVENITFAIRSSSKREKHLIALEILKLLNIEKYENMYPNALSGGQQQLVAIARVMAQNPDVVLLDEPFSNLDILLKCRIRQHILSLFRSKNIPVLMVTHDPQEALKVADFIYVMKNGKIIQSGVSSDIYHRPKDDTLAKFFSELSSTLQLSEKFPLIRCKKII, encoded by the coding sequence ATGCTAGTTAACAACATTGGTTATTTCTATAACAATCAAAACGACTTTGCTTTAAACAATATAAACATTAAAGTAAAGAAAGGAAATGTTGCATGTTTATTGGGGCATTCTGGCTGTGGCAAGTCAACAATTTTGAAATTAATTGCGGGGATAGAAAATCCAAAATCTGGAACTATTTTTATAAATGATAGGTTAGTTGCAAGCAATAAGGCATCAGTCACTATAGAGGATAGAAATATCGGATTGATTTTTCAGCATTCTGCATTATTTCCTCATAAAACAGTAGTAGAAAATATAACCTTTGCTATCCGCAGCTCTTCCAAGAGAGAAAAGCACCTAATTGCATTGGAAATTTTGAAGTTACTCAATATAGAAAAATACGAAAATATGTACCCTAATGCCTTATCTGGAGGACAGCAACAATTAGTTGCAATAGCAAGAGTGATGGCACAAAACCCTGATGTTGTGTTGTTAGATGAACCATTTTCTAATTTAGATATACTGCTCAAGTGCCGAATAAGACAACATATATTGTCCCTTTTTAGAAGTAAAAATATCCCTGTGCTAATGGTAACTCATGACCCGCAAGAAGCATTGAAAGTTGCAGATTTTATCTACGTAATGAAAAATGGTAAAATTATTCAATCAGGAGTTTCTAGCGATATATACCATAGGCCTAAAGATGATACGCTAGCAAAGTTTTTTAGTGAGCTCTCTTCTACTCTACAGTTAAGCGAAAAGTTTCCACTTATTCGCTGCAAGAAAATAATCTAG
- a CDS encoding ankyrin repeat domain-containing protein translates to MIAKNNRLLWGDDLNEMLGTTEYFIQKGADVNAKDKDGNTPLHLAAMKGKIDVVKVLLKHNADVNTKNNEGRTALHYATDFDHRDLVELLLAHGASRDY, encoded by the coding sequence TTGATTGCCAAGAATAACCGTCTATTATGGGGGGATGATTTGAATGAAATGTTGGGAACAACAGAATACTTCATTCAAAAAGGTGCTGATGTTAACGCTAAGGATAAAGACGGCAACACACCACTACACCTCGCTGCTATGAAGGGAAAGATTGATGTAGTTAAGGTATTATTAAAACACAACGCAGACGTTAACACTAAAAATAATGAAGGAAGAACAGCATTACATTATGCCACTGATTTTGATCATAGAGACCTTGTGGAATTGCTTTTAGCTCATGGTGCATCCCGTGACTATTGA
- a CDS encoding DedA family protein — protein MENYFLLFTDSLVSSLVLPIHQGFVFNTMLYFRSYYTPLLMLFFGVLGSSLGGIVNWYLGRITISIRKSYHKLENGYTMPKVTKNLLIFATLLLSWVPALGSVIQILSGYFKLNLYILAPLIILSNFFYLLYLILTFGV, from the coding sequence ATGGAAAACTACTTCCTGTTATTCACAGATAGTCTAGTATCATCATTAGTCTTACCCATACATCAAGGTTTTGTGTTCAATACCATGCTTTATTTCAGGTCGTATTACACTCCACTACTTATGTTATTTTTTGGAGTACTAGGATCAAGCCTTGGTGGAATAGTTAATTGGTATTTAGGTAGAATAACAATCTCTATACGAAAATCATACCACAAATTAGAAAACGGATATACAATGCCAAAAGTTACAAAAAATTTGCTAATTTTTGCGACTTTATTACTTTCGTGGGTGCCAGCACTTGGAAGTGTGATTCAAATTTTATCAGGTTATTTTAAGTTAAACCTTTATATCCTTGCCCCTTTAATCATTCTATCTAATTTCTTCTATTTGTTATATCTAATACTTACTTTTGGAGTATAA
- a CDS encoding DUF4297 domain-containing protein, which yields MPVRLSCSAVKRTFHGIMYQARWLMLFPKHAVDREYSFRLFTEKKSAKDFDDIVLRYEQDGKIVHRFIQVKHKKGRHKKISIGKLLTREKGGAFSLIKYLIAYLKIKSSGEFEGEIEDFVIITNDDFDSADLTLHPVRKLRMMSSGKNKGKEISVIRIDTQDEFLDVGDGVRYKFDNSIISYLQENKDFVKREVGREVSDKEIEDFLNKLVFAVNLPSGTELSEIIKSELGKEFSNTDASHFYSRYQEEVLILLKKEEEEFLSYEKAKALLEEISSCVKSQ from the coding sequence ATGCCTGTAAGATTATCCTGCTCGGCGGTTAAGCGCACCTTTCATGGTATTATGTATCAGGCGAGATGGCTAATGCTGTTTCCTAAACATGCAGTAGATAGAGAGTATTCTTTCCGCCTATTCACAGAGAAAAAATCAGCTAAGGATTTTGATGATATTGTTCTTCGGTATGAACAAGATGGGAAAATAGTACATAGATTCATACAAGTCAAGCATAAGAAAGGTAGGCACAAAAAAATCAGCATAGGTAAATTATTAACACGGGAAAAGGGTGGTGCGTTTAGCTTAATAAAATATCTAATTGCTTATTTAAAGATCAAAAGTAGTGGAGAGTTTGAGGGTGAAATAGAGGATTTTGTCATTATTACAAATGATGATTTTGATTCCGCGGATTTGACACTGCATCCAGTAAGAAAGCTGAGAATGATGTCGAGTGGGAAGAATAAAGGAAAGGAAATTTCAGTCATAAGAATAGATACACAAGATGAGTTTCTGGATGTAGGTGATGGTGTAAGATATAAATTTGATAATAGTATTATCTCATACTTGCAGGAAAATAAGGATTTTGTAAAGCGTGAGGTAGGTAGAGAAGTCAGCGATAAAGAAATAGAAGACTTTTTAAATAAATTAGTATTTGCAGTCAATTTGCCAAGCGGAACTGAACTTAGTGAAATTATTAAGAGTGAATTGGGCAAGGAATTCAGCAATACTGATGCAAGTCACTTCTACAGCCGTTACCAGGAAGAAGTGCTGATTTTGCTGAAAAAAGAAGAAGAGGAGTTTCTATCATATGAGAAAGCAAAAGCTCTTCTTGAAGAAATAAGCAGTTGTGTTAAAAGTCAATAA
- a CDS encoding IS110 family transposase encodes MNSSNIIAGIDVSKSKLDIHIHPLEHYKIFENNVQSIDEMLDFLRLHNVTKVGLEATGGYEKLCAYTLLSNGFEVYVIQPRWVRDYAKSLGITTKTDKIDCSIISRYINNTDMRVTPLTVDNGNIDCLKQKLSRRNQLVEIAKIQKTQIQQVTDTSIIKQIEELLAILRNQIKTLEDEMITFIDQNQELKRKYISITSIPGVSKITAITLICYLPELGTLQEKQISSLAGLAPFNRDSGFSKGKRCIQGGRSQVRTVLHMCILSAQKVNSYINPFFTRLYNQYKKPYKIASTAAMRKLLILANSLVRDDRVFTEEYSPQSVFI; translated from the coding sequence ATGAATTCATCAAATATTATTGCTGGCATTGATGTTAGCAAAAGTAAATTAGATATCCACATTCACCCACTTGAGCATTATAAAATATTTGAAAACAATGTACAATCCATTGATGAAATGCTGGACTTTTTACGTTTGCATAATGTAACCAAAGTTGGTCTTGAGGCAACTGGTGGATACGAAAAATTATGTGCCTATACTTTACTAAGCAATGGTTTTGAGGTGTACGTCATTCAACCTAGATGGGTTAGAGACTATGCTAAAAGCCTTGGTATTACTACAAAAACTGATAAAATAGACTGCAGTATCATTTCACGTTATATCAATAATACAGATATGCGTGTTACTCCTTTAACAGTTGATAATGGTAATATTGATTGCTTGAAACAAAAATTATCTCGTAGAAACCAACTTGTAGAAATAGCAAAAATACAAAAAACCCAAATCCAACAGGTAACTGATACATCTATAATCAAACAAATAGAGGAGCTTCTCGCGATTTTACGTAACCAAATTAAAACTTTAGAAGATGAAATGATTACATTTATCGATCAAAACCAAGAGCTTAAAAGAAAATATATATCAATAACTAGCATACCAGGTGTAAGTAAAATCACAGCCATTACTTTGATTTGCTATTTGCCCGAACTTGGAACCCTTCAAGAAAAGCAAATATCTAGCCTTGCAGGACTTGCACCTTTTAATCGAGACAGTGGTTTCAGTAAAGGAAAGAGATGTATTCAGGGCGGTAGATCACAAGTTAGAACGGTTTTACACATGTGTATTCTCAGTGCACAAAAAGTTAATTCTTATATCAACCCTTTCTTTACTAGATTATATAATCAATATAAAAAGCCATATAAAATTGCTTCCACTGCTGCCATGAGAAAACTGCTTATTCTTGCTAACTCTTTGGTCAGAGACGATAGAGTCTTTACTGAGGAATATAGTCCTCAGTCTGTTTTTATCTAA
- a CDS encoding twin-arginine translocase TatA/TatE family subunit codes for MSLGPWQLFLVLIIILVLFGAGKLPQVMGDLGKGIKNLKQELKDSEKLSPNEPDR; via the coding sequence ATGAGTTTAGGACCATGGCAATTGTTTCTAGTCTTAATAATAATTTTAGTTCTGTTTGGTGCAGGCAAATTACCGCAAGTTATGGGTGATTTAGGAAAAGGCATCAAAAACCTTAAACAGGAGCTCAAGGACTCAGAAAAATTATCGCCTAACGAACCAGATCGTTAG
- a CDS encoding IS5 family transposase produces MPQKMKVSNQNEYNKFLQERGNIFHYINEAIENWYENSPKMQGGNYIYSDKVVILVHIIVNLFRIGLRQTVGFIKGYMQQIGRDLAVISYSQASRRFKKLNIKINDCRIDKNNMEDIEIAIDSTGISIYNNTPGHSKENSADRKYRGYEQTRKLHVMLNINSKKAIAVKYSNGVYSDHYGACDLLKEVNFQHVIKALYADRAYDRHKFYKLCHEYDIKAKIPPINNAAEHPEIDYMSDRNAAIRLIKLYGEDGVKEWKKEVNYGKRSYIEGFFSRLKQIFGFSFRNKSEVNREKELLIKCYLLNQFTEIGMAKFEMAT; encoded by the coding sequence ATGCCACAGAAAATGAAAGTCAGTAACCAAAATGAATATAACAAATTTCTCCAGGAAAGAGGAAATATTTTTCATTATATCAATGAAGCCATAGAAAATTGGTATGAAAATAGTCCAAAAATGCAAGGCGGCAACTATATTTACAGTGATAAAGTTGTGATTTTGGTGCATATAATTGTCAATCTTTTTAGAATTGGTTTAAGACAAACGGTGGGGTTTATAAAAGGATATATGCAACAAATAGGAAGAGATTTAGCAGTTATCAGCTATTCACAAGCATCAAGAAGGTTTAAGAAACTTAATATTAAGATCAATGATTGCAGAATTGATAAAAATAATATGGAAGACATCGAAATTGCTATAGATAGTACAGGTATCAGCATTTACAACAATACCCCTGGTCACAGCAAGGAAAATAGCGCTGACAGAAAATATCGTGGCTATGAACAGACAAGAAAATTGCATGTAATGTTGAATATAAACAGCAAAAAAGCCATAGCTGTAAAATACAGTAACGGTGTCTACTCTGATCACTATGGAGCTTGCGATTTGCTTAAAGAAGTTAATTTTCAGCATGTCATAAAAGCACTATATGCAGATAGGGCATATGATAGGCACAAGTTTTACAAATTGTGTCACGAATATGATATAAAGGCAAAAATTCCACCAATAAACAATGCGGCAGAACATCCAGAAATAGATTATATGTCTGACAGAAATGCTGCTATTAGGTTAATAAAATTATACGGTGAAGATGGCGTGAAAGAATGGAAAAAAGAAGTAAATTATGGGAAAAGATCTTATATTGAAGGGTTTTTCTCAAGATTAAAGCAAATATTTGGATTCAGCTTTAGGAATAAATCCGAAGTAAATCGCGAAAAAGAATTGCTGATTAAGTGCTATTTGCTTAATCAATTTACTGAAATTGGTATGGCTAAATTTGAAATGGCTACATGA
- a CDS encoding exopolysaccharide biosynthesis protein, with the protein MQKSEKLTKDKKLASDILKEVADTNNNDSDKVTLFDIKTALHERGFGILIIIFSLPLSVPIPVPPGYTTILSIPLILFSLQLLFGFDSPWMPHWLERRSFQRSTLALVVEKTSPALRKIEKFMKPRMSFIFYGPGEKILAFIMLLCALSIALPLPLTNFIPAIGTTLISLGIMSKDGFLSILGVLISLCGLLLTLVVVVKGPQLIIGAFSFLKSFVYG; encoded by the coding sequence GTGCAAAAAAGTGAGAAACTAACTAAAGATAAAAAACTAGCTTCTGATATTCTAAAAGAGGTTGCAGATACCAATAACAATGATAGCGATAAAGTAACTTTGTTTGACATTAAAACAGCTTTGCATGAGCGCGGTTTTGGTATTTTAATAATCATCTTCTCCTTGCCGCTATCGGTGCCTATACCGGTTCCACCTGGTTATACAACTATTCTTTCTATACCTTTAATCTTATTCTCACTGCAGCTTCTATTTGGATTTGATTCTCCTTGGATGCCGCATTGGTTGGAAAGAAGGTCTTTTCAGCGTTCAACACTAGCTCTTGTGGTGGAAAAAACTTCTCCAGCATTAAGAAAAATAGAAAAGTTCATGAAACCAAGAATGTCTTTTATTTTCTATGGGCCCGGTGAAAAGATTTTAGCTTTTATAATGTTGCTTTGTGCATTATCAATAGCTCTTCCATTACCTCTTACCAATTTTATTCCTGCAATTGGTACGACTCTTATTTCACTTGGAATTATGAGTAAAGATGGGTTTCTATCCATATTAGGAGTTTTAATATCATTGTGTGGGTTATTGCTTACTCTTGTTGTAGTAGTCAAAGGGCCACAACTTATCATTGGGGCATTTTCTTTTCTCAAAAGCTTCGTATATGGTTAG
- a CDS encoding ankyrin repeat domain-containing protein produces MNVESDFCGGKEKRLIEESFPLALGLAVAYIQNEDEDSESKKLNNYLEEYQQQRRKSFEEARELFARERSYKSDTNHIREALATWNMTRNKIESNRRYGKQSTDVWDIMAYFAPDKIRIEEIFSKLVADDKEKLWGAVELLDKYKMVNLEAGVANIHELVQIIARLKLQKAGKEEEILRRALELINSGDLAKDSKIHVASIWGYASKHGRLIDDFYKDTNLHLLVENDDYKAIKNLLAYIKKKHQDKLSEIVNAKDGCDIAPLHLAAGNGELDIVKYLINKGASIDARDCFYQTPLYWAAKSGELDMVKYLVNKGASVDIEDSYGWTALYWAVENENFYIAEYLIKEKGIDVSARYSNGKTMLHEAIRFAKLDAVRYLIGKGIDIDIKDGYGGTPLHWAAIREKIDMVRYFIEQGADVNAKDNDDLTSLHWAVLYANLKVVRCLVEMVVMLMLKTNVAGHRCT; encoded by the coding sequence TTGAATGTAGAAAGTGATTTCTGTGGTGGGAAAGAAAAAAGGTTAATAGAAGAGTCTTTTCCATTGGCTTTGGGACTAGCGGTTGCATATATTCAAAATGAAGACGAGGATTCTGAATCAAAGAAATTAAATAATTACTTAGAAGAATATCAGCAGCAAAGGAGAAAATCTTTTGAAGAAGCAAGAGAGTTATTCGCAAGGGAAAGAAGTTATAAAAGTGACACTAATCATATTCGAGAAGCTTTAGCAACATGGAATATGACACGTAACAAGATAGAGAGCAACAGGAGATATGGAAAACAATCTACAGACGTTTGGGATATCATGGCTTATTTTGCTCCTGACAAGATTCGTATAGAAGAAATTTTTTCCAAATTAGTAGCAGATGATAAAGAAAAGTTATGGGGTGCTGTTGAGCTACTCGATAAATATAAAATGGTTAATTTGGAAGCAGGGGTAGCAAATATTCACGAACTAGTACAGATAATAGCTAGATTAAAGCTACAAAAGGCAGGCAAAGAAGAAGAAATTTTAAGAAGAGCTCTAGAATTGATAAATAGTGGTGATTTAGCGAAAGATAGTAAAATTCATGTTGCATCTATTTGGGGATATGCAAGTAAACACGGTAGGTTGATTGATGACTTTTACAAAGATACTAATTTACATTTGCTTGTTGAAAATGATGATTATAAAGCGATTAAAAACTTATTAGCATATATAAAGAAAAAACATCAAGATAAGCTTAGTGAGATTGTTAATGCTAAAGATGGGTGTGATATTGCTCCATTGCATTTAGCTGCTGGAAATGGGGAATTGGACATAGTAAAATACCTGATCAATAAAGGTGCTAGTATTGATGCTAGGGACTGTTTTTACCAAACGCCATTATACTGGGCTGCTAAGAGTGGAGAGTTAGACATGGTAAAATATCTTGTAAATAAAGGCGCTAGTGTTGATATTGAAGATAGCTATGGCTGGACTGCGTTATACTGGGCTGTTGAGAATGAAAATTTTTATATAGCAGAATACCTTATAAAAGAAAAAGGTATTGATGTTAGTGCTAGGTACAGCAATGGCAAAACTATGTTACATGAGGCTATTAGGTTTGCGAAACTGGATGCGGTGAGGTACCTAATTGGTAAAGGAATTGATATTGATATCAAAGACGGATATGGCGGTACTCCATTGCATTGGGCTGCTATCAGAGAAAAGATTGATATGGTAAGATATTTTATAGAGCAAGGTGCTGACGTTAATGCTAAAGATAATGATGATCTAACGTCGTTACACTGGGCAGTTTTATACGCGAACTTGAAGGTAGTAAGATGTCTTGTTGAGATGGTAGTGATGTTGATGCTAAAGACAAACGTGGCTGGACACCGTTGCACTTGA